The Aeromonas jandaei genomic interval TGTCGCTGCGCAGGGACTGCTCAAAACGCAGCAGGTGATTCTGGTTGGTCGCAACAAACTTGATGACGCCATCGTCGCTCTCGCTCGCTTGCGAGAGGCTCTGGGTCTGTTGCTGATCGGGTAGCAGCGGGCCTTCCATCACATTGATGGAACAAAGCAGGGTGAGCGAGACAACGAGTGCCACCAGCCCCAGTTTGACTTTGTCGATAAGGCGCAAAAGGGTATTCCCGATAAATGGAAAGGGGAAACTACCACAGGCGGCGCAGGCGGGACAACCCTTGCCGCCCAATTAGGATTATTCTGAAGCTCCTTGTCAGCTCCCGGTCATCTGCTGGAAATCGCGGGCATAGCCCTTGAGCAGGGAGTAGAGATGGGCCCGCTGGGCCAGATCCAGCGACTGGCTCATGGCGCAGAGCCAGTTGACGGTGCGCTGGCGCGACTGCTCGGTATAACCGGTGAAGCGGCCATCCATCATGCCATCCCCCTGTGCCAGCAGCTCGGTCAGCTCGCGGGTGAAATCGGGGCTCTGACGCTGCTGCATCAGCCTGTCCAGCTCTTTGGTCCAGGAGGTCTGGAACTCGAGCCAAGGTGGCATCAGCTCATACTGCCACTCGGCCCACTGGGCCACCAGTGGCGCCTGCGCCGGTTTCACTTCGCCAATCCAGTACTCGAGGCGCTGGTTCATCTTGTCGCGAAACTCCGCCAGCATCTTCTCTTTGGGTTCACTGGCAAACTCCTGCTGCCGCTCCTGCTGGCGCTTGAGCCGATCGGCCATGAAGCGGGTCACCTGCTCATCGCTCAGGGTGCTCGCCAGCCTGACGGTGCGGGGAATGGCGTTTTCCAGGGTGCGGGTCAGGCTCTGCTGCACCGCATCGAGATTGGTGGAGATCTGCTCCGGTGTCATGGGGCTGGCTACCGCTTTGGCGAGGGTATCGAGATCCCGGGCGTAGCGGGGCAGCTCGTGCTGGCGGTGCCATGCCATCAGCCCTTTGACCTCGCGGCTCAGCAGATCCTTCTGGGGTGAGGTGAGGACGAAATAGTCGTCCAGCTGCCAGATGATGGCGGTATCAATCCAGTAGTAGATAACCCGGGTCGAGCAGCCGGTCAGCAGCAGGCCGAGCAGTAGCAGACCCCAGGTTTTTGGCTTGTGCCAGCGCACCTTGTTGATCATCTGTCACTCCAGTCGTTGCCGGTTAAGGGCAATCAGTGCGTCGTAGTCGGGCGAAGCGTGTTGCTCGGCCATCAGCAGGGCCCAGAGCAGACCGATATAGTCGACCCAGGGGATGAACGCCTCGCTGTGAAAATCGGGCCACTCATGGCGCGGGAGCGAGCGCAGATAGTGCTCCTCCAGCGCCTTGCGCCGCTCTGCGGGCCAGTCGTGGGTGCGTTGGATGCTGGCCACCTCAAAGCCGGGATGGCCTGCCGCACCGTACTCCCAGTCGATAACCCAGGGCGCGTGACCCAACAAGTTAGCCGGATTGAGATCATGGTGGCAAGGTCGCCAGCAATTGTCGGGCTCGTGGCTGGCAAGCAGGCTGCGCTCGAGTGCCGGCAACCAGGTCGGTACATGAGCCAGCCGGGCGCGATAACCGGCGGCGTGGGTCCGTACCGCCATCACCACGGAGGGCAAAGGGAGGCGATGCAGCTTGCGCAGCACCTCAGCCAGCAAACGGGGCTGTTCGGCGACGGGGGGCGCAGCTTCTAGCCAGTTTGGCTCGTCGCACCACTCCAGCAGCATCAGGCCGCTGGCGGGATCACCATAGTGGCAGGGCAGCGCGAGCTCTTCGGCCATCGCTCCCTGATAGAGCTGCCACTCAGTGGCGCGGTCGATGCCAAGGCGCACCGGATCCGGGTGGCCCCGACGCAAAAAGTAACTGCGCCCCGAAGGGAGGCGCAGTCGATAGTTGCTGTTGGTGAGGCCCGTACCGAGCGGCTCGAGAGCCCCGTCCCGCCATGGGACGGGGAGCGTGGCGAGCAGGGCGTCGGGGGCGAGCATCACCGGATTAGCCTTACCAGCCAAAGGTGGACTTCTTCGCCTGCTTGCGGATCTCTTTCTGGTCAGCCCAGAGCAGCTCGCCGCTTTGCAGGTCCATCAGGTTCATGGTCATCTGGTAGTAGACATCTTTCACCTTGCCATTGTCCTTGACGATGCTGGCGAGGTTGCCATAGACCATGTAGCGGGCACCGGTCTGCTTGCCAAGCCGCACCATGGAGGCGGGATCAACCATGCCGCTGCTCTGCTGATATTCGAGCTGCTGCTTGACGGCGGCAACCTTGCTCATGTCAACGAAGCGGAACTTGCCGGCCCGCAGCAGCTTGGTGCGGATGGTGTCGGTGATCGCTTCAGTATCGATGTGCTCGGAGGTCTTGTTGCGGATGGAGTCCATGAACATCACCGGACGGCCGCCTGCGGTGATCTCGCTGGTGGCGGGGGAGGCCAGCATGGAATCCGCCATCTTGTCGGCAATGGCCTGCAGATCGCTTGAGCCGTAATCGACGGTGACCGTTTCGGTTTCGGTCGGATCACCGTAGCTGACCGTGGTGCTGGAGCAGCCGCCCAGCAGCAGGGCGCCAGTCAGGATCAGCAGGGCATGATTCATTTTCATCAGTAGGATTCCTCAATCACTTCACGTACATAAATCCGGTAACCGCGGGCGGTCGGGCTCGGCGCCAGGGCAGACAGGGTGCGGGTCTGATAGCCATGCAGCTTGAGCGGTGTCCAGCCACGACCGTCGCTGGCGACCTCCTGACCGGCCTCATCATACCAATAGAACATATATTGCAGCTTGTTGTCGCCACGCTGGGTGCTGGCGGCGGCCACATTGACCTGCAGCAGTCCGTTCTGTTCACGGCGGCTCAGCTCGGTCAGGGTGACGTTGACGTTTTGATGCTGCTCCGCCACCGCTGCGGCGCCCGGTGCTCCATAGAGCGCCACGCCGGAGGTGTTGGTGGCGCAGCCGGTCAGCAGCAGCGCGAGCCCGAGGGCCAACCCGTATGCTTTCATCTTGCTCTCCTTGATTGGAGTGAGTGGGGCAGCACTGGGAGCTGCCCGGTTAATCGTCTTGCTCATCTCTCTTTGCCGCTTGCTCAGAGCGGCATCACCCGGGTGGTCAGGCCGGCGCCGAGGCGCTGAACCCACACCAGGGTGGTGCGGCCGCTATGAATGGTCAGCGGCAACTGACGCTGGGCGGCACCCGCTCCCAGAGTGAGGTTCACCTCACCCGCCGGCACCATCCCCTGCCAGCTCGATGCCTGCGCCGGCAGTGTCAGCCAGCTGCGGGTATCGGCACGCTCCGAGAGGGTGTTGAAGATCCCCACCAGAATATTGCCCACATCGCCCCCCTCTTTGGCGGCGGTGCGGCGCATCTGCTCCTTGGCCACCAGCCGCAGCGCCTGGCGGGTCAGCATACCGGGCAGCCGCTCCTGCAGATCCTTGGCGGCCAGCGCTTCCAGCCTGACCAATTCGCTGGTCTGCTCGACCCGTTTGCCGAGCGTGACTGTAAGCGGCCCCGTGTCGCTGGCCCGATTATCGTAATAGGGGATGGCTACGGTAAAGGTGCGAAAATCGCCGCGTGAGGTGGAGATGGGCAGCGGCAGGAACAGTTCGCGCCGTGCCGGGATCAGGCCATCTTCAAACAGCACCACCAGTTGGCCCTGATTTTTAGTGAGTGGTGGCGCTTTGCGACCCACCTTTTTCTCGGTCGCGCGGATCTCGTCCGGCGCGCCGCGCAGCACCGCCAGACGCAGCAAGGCATCTTGCAGGCTGCGGTTGTCCGGCGCTATCTGGTAGCCGCGCTGGTAATCGACCCAAGCGTCGTTGAGATCCCCCGCAGCCTCATAGAGCACGGCGGAGAAGTAGAAGGTATAGGCGTTCTGGAAACCGTTCTTGACCTTGCCGATCAGCCGGTCGAGCTCGGGTGCGCCGCGCGACATCAGCTGGCGCATCTCCCCCTCGGTCTCGGCCTCTTCGCTCTCATCCTTCGCTTTGCGCACCTCGTCAGCTCGCCGTTTCAGGGCCTGCTCCTGCACCTGATTGGCCCGGCGCACCTCCACCAGGGCGCCATCGGCATCACCCCGTTGCAGGTAGTTGAGGGCCAGATAGTGGTGCAGCATGGTGCGTTCGTAATCGGGGGTGAGGTAGGCCATCGACTGGTCGTTGGTGAGCAGGCTGCCCACCTGATCCAGACCGTGGCTCAGCCGGTATTCGGCCTGATTGTCTTCCCACTCGAGGCGACTGTCGGCGGCAGAAAACGCCTGCTTGCTGCCCGCATCCTGACCGGCGAGCCAGGCGATGCGCCCCTCTTCAAGGCGATCGAGGACAAAGGTGTCATCGCCGAGGGTGGAGTCGCGCACCTCGGGCAGCGCCTCGGCGGCATGGCCCAGCAGCAGCTGGTTGCGCAGCGGCACCATCTGATCGGAGTAGGAGACGAACATGTCTTGCCAGCGGGAGGCGCAGCCCCCCAGCAACAGCAGGGCGCCGCAGAGCAGCAGGGCGCTGCGGCAGGTAGCGATGTGGCGAGTCATTACAGGCTGAGCAGCGGTCCCAGCGGCTGGCCACCGACCAGATGCATGTGGATGTGGTAGACCTCCTGCCCGCCGTGGCGGTTGCAGTTCATGATGAGGCGGTAGCCATCCTCGGCAATCCCCGCGTCGGCGGCGAGTTTGCGGGCCACGGTGAACATCCGGCCAAGGGCCAGCTCGTGCTCCGGCTCCACATCGTTGACGGTGGGGATCAGCACATTGGGGATGATCAGCACGTGGGTCTTGGCCTTGGGCTGGATGTCCCGGAAAGCGGTCACCAGATCGTCCTGATAAAGGATGTCGGCGGGGATCTCTTTGCGGATGATTTTGCTGAAAATGGTTTCTTGCGCCATGGCTAACTCCCTTATGAGAAAAAGAAAATCGAATTTGGATCCCAAGCGGCTCCGCGCTGCACGGCAAGTGTGACACAAGCCGAGATTTGACACAGCTGATGTCCCATTCCCTTCAGTTATTGTTAAAAATACCGATAGCCGGAGGGACGTCATCTGTAGCGCCTGTTCAGGGTGGTCTGCAGGGTATCAAAAGGACGGGGTACTCAGGCAAGGGACTTTTGCATATACAGCGGGATAATAATGAAACAATCAATGTCGGATCTCTCCATCTTGCAGCGGGTCTATCTCGGCTTCGCTATTCTGGTGGCCGTGATGGTGGCCAGCTCACTGCTCACATTTCGTAGTCAGGAGACCCTCGGCGGGGCGCTGGAACAGGTTACCCAGCAGTCGATGCCGCTGGTGATCGCCAGCAGTCAGACCCAGATCAGCCTACTCAGTGCCAACAAGTGGCTCGGGGATGTGCTGACCGAGCAGGACTCCAAACAGCTGCCGGCCGAAGTGGCCGAGCTGAAACAGGCCAAGGCGCAGGTCGACAAGACCCTGGCCGCCTTGCGGCAGCAGGTGGCCGAACACCCCGAACTGCAGGGCGAGATGACCGCCCTTGGCGAGCAGGTGGCGCGTTATCTGGAACTGACCGATACCCTGCCCGGCGAGCACGAGGCGCTGCTCACCCGGCTGTACAAGGTCAATCTGGCCAAGGGGCAGTTTCAGGTCAGCCTGCCCCAGTTCAAGAAGAATCTGGGTGACATGATGATCACCATCGACGACAGCTTCATCAAGATGCTCTCCGAGACCCTGACCACCAAGCTCTCCGCCATCGAACTCTCCACCATGGACGCCCTCAACCAGACCATCCCGGCTCCCATCGAAGGGGCGCTCAAGCGCAACAAGATGCAGATCGAGGGGTTCAACAGCACCATCAAGGATCTGCAGGGTGAGCTCAAGAATTTCGAGAACGACATGGGCCACTATGTCCACGGCTTCGTGCGCGACACCACCGCCAGTGAAGGGGTGCTGGCCCAGTATCTGGCGCTGATGAAGCAGCAGGAGCTGATGCGGGAGAAGAGCAAGCAGGCCAGCGCGCTTATCGTCGAGATCCAGAACCGGCTGGAGCGGATGACCGCGAGCAGCCAGCAGTTGATGAACGGCAGTATCCAGCATGCCAAAGAGGTGCAGCGCCAGAGCACTTTGACTCAGGGGGCGAGCATCGTGGTCGCCATCCTGATCGCCATGCTGGTGGCCTACACCCTGGGCAAGGCGATCCGCCGTCCGCTGCGGGAGCTGCTGCGAGTCCTCTCTGAGGTGACTCGCGGTGACATGACCCAGCGTATCGGCTTTCACAGCAAGAACGAATTTGGCCAGCTGGGCAGCCAGCTCAACCTGCTGATTGAGCAGATGGGGGAGGTGCTGGCCCAGCTCTCCAACGCATCTGCCCAGCTCAACGATGCCGCTCACGGCAACCGCCATACCACCGAATCGGTGCGGGCCGATCTGGAGAAACAGCGGCAGGAGACCGCCTCGGTCGCGGCCGCCATGACCCAGATGGAGGCCTCGGTGCGCGAGGTGGCGCAAGCTGCCAACCAGACTCTGGAGCGGGTGATGGATGTGGAGAAGGCTTCCGAGATGGGGCGCAAGGTGATGGCGGGCAATATCACCACCACCCATCAGCTGGCGGGCAAGCTGCAACAGACCGGCAAGGTGATTGGCGATGTGAGCAGCATGAGCAGCCAGATCGGCAATATCCTCGATGTCATTCGCGGCATCGCCGAGCAGACCAACCTGTTGGCACTCAATGCGGCCATCGAGGCGGCGCGCGCAGGCGAGCAGGGGCGTGGATTTGCCGTGGTGGCGGACGAGGTGCGCAGTCTGGCGGGGCGCACCGCGCAATCCACCAGCGAGATCCAGACCATGATCGAGAATCTGCAGCAGGGGGTCGCCAGAGCGGTGAACGTGATGCAGGAGTGCTCGCGCGAGATGGACAGCTGCATGGATCAGAGCTCCCACGCCAACAATGCTATGGAAGAGGTGCAGGGGATCGTGGTGCTCATCAGCGACATGTCGAGCCAGATTGCCTCTGCCGCCGAGCAGCAGCAGGCGACCAGCGCTGACATCGCCACCAACCTCAACCGCATCTCCGATATCTCGGATCTCAACTATCAGGGGATCGAGCGGGTGGCCCAGACCAGCCAGCAGCTCGACTCCCTTGCCGAGCAGCAGGAGAGCCTGGTCAAGCGCTTCCGCCTCAGCGCCTGATGGTCGAGAGTTGAAACAACAAGGCCCCGCAGATGCGGGGCCTTCTCGTTATTACGGTAGTGACAAGGGGATCAGGCGTAGGCAATCGCGCCCTTGCCGACCCCTTCATAGGCGACAATCTTGACGAACTTGTCGCCCACCATCTTCTTCACTTCGCGGGCGATGTAGCAAGCCAGCAGCTCGACCGTGGTGTCGGTGTCGATCATCTCCACCTCGGTGGTGGGGATGGCCAGCTGGAACAGTCCCTGTGGCGCCACATATTTGAAGCCGGTGTGGTGTTCACCCAGCTGCACATTGGCACGGGCACTGAGGGCCAGCTCTTCGAGAGCAACTTTATCCTCATCGGTGCCGAGATAGATATCGGCCCAGCGTTCGGCCCACTGCTGTTCGAGATCGCCATCACGCTCGCCATCGATGTGGATCTCGATGGGGGAGCGGTGGCCGTGGGCGATACGCTGACAGTTGCCATCGTGCTTTTTCAGACCGTGGCTGTAGTGATAGAAGGGGCCGTCGATGGCCTCCTGACGCAGGGTCAGCGACAGATCCTTGATGTTGCCCGGCAGCCGTTTGGCCAGTACCGCCAGCAGGTAGCGGGTGACCGACTCCTTGTCGACCTGCGGGGCAGGGATAAAGGCAAAGCCCTGAGTCGGGCAGCGCAGGTGGATGGAGCGGCCGGGGCGCAGCAGATCGACACAGCTCTCGCCATCTTCCAGCGTCTCGACATGCACCAGAGGGCACTCGGTCGGGACCAGCAGCTTGTGATCCACCTCGTCATCGATGATCGACTTGATCAGCTTCTTTACCCGGCCGAAGTCCAGCAACATGCTCATCTCGTTGAGCTCGCCGCTCATTTCGATATCTACCAGCCAGCTCTCACCCACCATGCCGCGGCGTTCGCACAGGTAGCTGGAGTCGATCACGGTCAAATCTCTTACAAATAACTTCATCAGTCAGGCCTTGCTACAGAGAAAGGGCAGTTTTGCGCTATTATGACCCGCGATTATCGGCAAAGGAACTGGAACCCCCCATGAACAAACTGCTTATCAAGAATGCCACCCTGGTCAACGAAGGCCGTATCTATGCCTCCGACGTGTTGATCGAGGGGGAACGGATTGCCCGCATCGCACCCGATATCGACGCGCACGATGCGGTGGTGATCGATGCCGCAGGTCGCCACCTCATCCCCGGAATGATCGATGATCAGGTCCACTTTCGGGAGCCGGGGCTGACCCACAAGGGGACCA includes:
- the hinT gene encoding purine nucleoside phosphoramidase yields the protein MAQETIFSKIIRKEIPADILYQDDLVTAFRDIQPKAKTHVLIIPNVLIPTVNDVEPEHELALGRMFTVARKLAADAGIAEDGYRLIMNCNRHGGQEVYHIHMHLVGGQPLGPLLSL
- a CDS encoding YcfL family protein; this translates as MKAYGLALGLALLLTGCATNTSGVALYGAPGAAAVAEQHQNVNVTLTELSRREQNGLLQVNVAAASTQRGDNKLQYMFYWYDEAGQEVASDGRGWTPLKLHGYQTRTLSALAPSPTARGYRIYVREVIEESY
- a CDS encoding methyl-accepting chemotaxis protein; amino-acid sequence: MKQSMSDLSILQRVYLGFAILVAVMVASSLLTFRSQETLGGALEQVTQQSMPLVIASSQTQISLLSANKWLGDVLTEQDSKQLPAEVAELKQAKAQVDKTLAALRQQVAEHPELQGEMTALGEQVARYLELTDTLPGEHEALLTRLYKVNLAKGQFQVSLPQFKKNLGDMMITIDDSFIKMLSETLTTKLSAIELSTMDALNQTIPAPIEGALKRNKMQIEGFNSTIKDLQGELKNFENDMGHYVHGFVRDTTASEGVLAQYLALMKQQELMREKSKQASALIVEIQNRLERMTASSQQLMNGSIQHAKEVQRQSTLTQGASIVVAILIAMLVAYTLGKAIRRPLRELLRVLSEVTRGDMTQRIGFHSKNEFGQLGSQLNLLIEQMGEVLAQLSNASAQLNDAAHGNRHTTESVRADLEKQRQETASVAAAMTQMEASVREVAQAANQTLERVMDVEKASEMGRKVMAGNITTTHQLAGKLQQTGKVIGDVSSMSSQIGNILDVIRGIAEQTNLLALNAAIEAARAGEQGRGFAVVADEVRSLAGRTAQSTSEIQTMIENLQQGVARAVNVMQECSREMDSCMDQSSHANNAMEEVQGIVVLISDMSSQIASAAEQQQATSADIATNLNRISDISDLNYQGIERVAQTSQQLDSLAEQQESLVKRFRLSA
- the lpoB gene encoding penicillin-binding protein activator LpoB, whose translation is MKMNHALLILTGALLLGGCSSTTVSYGDPTETETVTVDYGSSDLQAIADKMADSMLASPATSEITAGGRPVMFMDSIRNKTSEHIDTEAITDTIRTKLLRAGKFRFVDMSKVAAVKQQLEYQQSSGMVDPASMVRLGKQTGARYMVYGNLASIVKDNGKVKDVYYQMTMNLMDLQSGELLWADQKEIRKQAKKSTFGW
- a CDS encoding DUF6279 family lipoprotein: MINKVRWHKPKTWGLLLLGLLLTGCSTRVIYYWIDTAIIWQLDDYFVLTSPQKDLLSREVKGLMAWHRQHELPRYARDLDTLAKAVASPMTPEQISTNLDAVQQSLTRTLENAIPRTVRLASTLSDEQVTRFMADRLKRQQERQQEFASEPKEKMLAEFRDKMNQRLEYWIGEVKPAQAPLVAQWAEWQYELMPPWLEFQTSWTKELDRLMQQRQSPDFTRELTELLAQGDGMMDGRFTGYTEQSRQRTVNWLCAMSQSLDLAQRAHLYSLLKGYARDFQQMTGS
- a CDS encoding 6-pyruvoyl trahydropterin synthase family protein, whose product is MKLFVRDLTVIDSSYLCERRGMVGESWLVDIEMSGELNEMSMLLDFGRVKKLIKSIIDDEVDHKLLVPTECPLVHVETLEDGESCVDLLRPGRSIHLRCPTQGFAFIPAPQVDKESVTRYLLAVLAKRLPGNIKDLSLTLRQEAIDGPFYHYSHGLKKHDGNCQRIAHGHRSPIEIHIDGERDGDLEQQWAERWADIYLGTDEDKVALEELALSARANVQLGEHHTGFKYVAPQGLFQLAIPTTEVEMIDTDTTVELLACYIAREVKKMVGDKFVKIVAYEGVGKGAIAYA
- a CDS encoding choline/ethanolamine kinase family protein translates to MAGKANPVMLAPDALLATLPVPWRDGALEPLGTGLTNSNYRLRLPSGRSYFLRRGHPDPVRLGIDRATEWQLYQGAMAEELALPCHYGDPASGLMLLEWCDEPNWLEAAPPVAEQPRLLAEVLRKLHRLPLPSVVMAVRTHAAGYRARLAHVPTWLPALERSLLASHEPDNCWRPCHHDLNPANLLGHAPWVIDWEYGAAGHPGFEVASIQRTHDWPAERRKALEEHYLRSLPRHEWPDFHSEAFIPWVDYIGLLWALLMAEQHASPDYDALIALNRQRLE
- a CDS encoding COG3014 family protein; this translates as MTRHIATCRSALLLCGALLLLGGCASRWQDMFVSYSDQMVPLRNQLLLGHAAEALPEVRDSTLGDDTFVLDRLEEGRIAWLAGQDAGSKQAFSAADSRLEWEDNQAEYRLSHGLDQVGSLLTNDQSMAYLTPDYERTMLHHYLALNYLQRGDADGALVEVRRANQVQEQALKRRADEVRKAKDESEEAETEGEMRQLMSRGAPELDRLIGKVKNGFQNAYTFYFSAVLYEAAGDLNDAWVDYQRGYQIAPDNRSLQDALLRLAVLRGAPDEIRATEKKVGRKAPPLTKNQGQLVVLFEDGLIPARRELFLPLPISTSRGDFRTFTVAIPYYDNRASDTGPLTVTLGKRVEQTSELVRLEALAAKDLQERLPGMLTRQALRLVAKEQMRRTAAKEGGDVGNILVGIFNTLSERADTRSWLTLPAQASSWQGMVPAGEVNLTLGAGAAQRQLPLTIHSGRTTLVWVQRLGAGLTTRVMPL